A window from Musa acuminata AAA Group cultivar baxijiao chromosome BXJ3-10, Cavendish_Baxijiao_AAA, whole genome shotgun sequence encodes these proteins:
- the LOC103968409 gene encoding protein FAR1-RELATED SEQUENCE 5 isoform X4, whose protein sequence is MDHVEHDENVGEEEGSANEFTEDNDTAVDNELHNDKASHDENGKEKEQFAVSDPRDKLEPRVGMEFDDDEQAYQFYNEYARRVGFSIRKQHLTKNKSGQVTFRRFVCYREGYYRNRPFDKDAKILRTDGRTGCNAHIGIKRLKSGKFCVHRFEPEHNHKLASSKKVHLLRSQRQADETQMSRAHAAVMAGMAPKPTLDLLSNNVGSDKSKNYFHGFRQHEMKLGDAGAMLHYLQKKAAEDQRFYSAIQLDMRDRITNVFWADSRSKIDYEHFGDVLCLDMTYKPNGYDRPFVQFLGVNHHTQTVIFGAAFLYADTVESFKWLFETFKEAMYGKVPHLILTDEDAAIIKAKDEIWPNTMYRHCAWHIYTSAAKNLSYVFQATPSFAIDLSKCLYDCEDEDEFVSEWERMLTQYNLTNNVWLSKQFEDRRKWALVYGRDIFSADIKSALRSEHMHSVLKTHLNAEKDLMSFFKVYERLVEDRRYNELLADIHASQSVFEVPLSRLLKQVASIYTPKVYEMFVKEFKLYVDCVIQCCGDDGNYYEVTNLEKQTKSYVRYDPAEDTLKCSCKKFEAIGILCSHAMKVLDYKNIKEIPEKYILKRWRKDVKDGVLINKYDGTNEIDPTVAIANRYASLGRVYLHIIAKGSKCQEAYDIAIEEAEKLARKVDLSLQNRAFDMSLSESSEDQLQDCVEVHAVRANKEAGRLTNQGASSFRNNNKQRRQRRVLSAEERTTKKRGRKVAYCRSI, encoded by the exons ATGGATCACGTTGagcatgatgaaaatgttggagaaGAGGAAGGTTCTGCAAATGAGTTCACTGAAGACAATGATACTGCAGTAGATAATGAGCTTCACAATGACAAAGCCTCACATGATGAGAATGGGAAGGAAAAGGAGCAATTTGCAGTCAGTGACCCAAGGGATAAATTGGAGCCGAGAGTAGGAATggagtttgatgatgatgagcaagcatACCAGTTCTATAATGAATATGCAAGACGAGTTGGCTTTAGTATTCGAAAGCAACATTTAACAAAAAACAAATCTGGCCAGGTTACATTTAGGAGATTTGTTTGCTACAGAGAAGGCTATTACAGAAACCGTCCATTTGATAAAGATGCAAAGATTCTGCGAACGGATGGAAGAACTGGCTGCAATGCACACATAGGCATCAAACGCTTAAAAAGTGGGAAGTTCTGTGTCCACCGTTTTGAGCCAGAGCACAATCATaaacttgcatcatcgaaaaaggTTCACTTGTTAAGATCACAAAGGCAGGCAGATGAGACTCAAATGTCACGGGCACATGCTGCAGTCATGGCCGGAATGGCTCCCAAACCAACTCTAGACTTACTATCTAACAATGTTGGTTCTGATAAATCCAAAAATTACTTTCATGGGTTTCGTCAACATGAAATGAAGCTAGGTGATGCAGGAGCAATGCTACACTATTTACAGAAGAAGGCTGCTGAAGACCAGAGGTTTTACTCAGCTATACAACTTGATATGAGAGATCGAATAACAAATGTGTTTTGGGCAGATTCAAGGTCAAAAATTGATTATGAACATTTTGGTGATGTTTTATGTCTTGATATGACATATAAACCAAATGGATATGACAGGCCTTTCGTCCAATTTTTGGGAGTGAATCATCATACTCAAACTGTCATCTTTGGTGCAGCTTTTCTGTATGCTGATACTGTAGAATCGTTCAAATGGTTGTTTGAAACATTCAAGGAGGCAATGTATGGAAAGGTGCCTCATCTGATTCTAACAGATGAAGATGCTGCAATTATTAAAGCGAAAGACGAAATTTGGCCAAACACAATGTATCGGCACTGTGCCTGGCATATTTACACCAGTGCAGCTAAGAATCTGAGTTATGTTTTTCAGGCCACTCCTAGTTTTGCAATTGATTTGAGCAAATGTCTTTATGACTGTGAAGATGAGGATGAGTTTGTATCAGAATGGGAAAGGATGTTAACACAATATAATCTCACAAATAATGTGTGGTTGTCCAAGCAGTTTGAAGATAGGAGAAAATGGGCATTGGTTTATGGAAGGGATATATTTTCTGCCGACATCAAAAGTGCCCTAAGAAGCGAGCACATGCATTCCGTATTAAAAACACACTTAAATGCTGAGAAAGATCTTATGTCCTTTTTTAAGGTTTACGAGAGGCTGGTTGAAGATCGACGATATAATGAGTTACTAGCCGATATCCATGCTAGTCAGTCAGTGTTTGAAGTTCCCCTTTCGCGATTATTAAAGCAAGTAGCATCCATTTATACCCCCAAGGTCTATGAGATGTTTGTGAAGGAATTCAAGTTGTATGTAGACTGTGTTATCCAATGTTGTGGGGATGATGGAAATTATTATGAGGTCACTAATTTGGAGAAGCAAACTAAAAGTTATGTTAGGTATGATCCAGCAGAAGACACGCTAAAATGTAGTTGTAAGAAGTTTGAGGCCATTGGTATACTTTGCTCCCATGCAATGAAAGTTCTTGATTATAAGAATATCAAGGAAATTCCTGAAAAGTACATCTTAAAGAGATGGAGAAAGGATGTGAAGGATGGCGTACTGATCAACAAATATGATGGTACAAATGAAATCGATCCTACAGTTGCCATTGCAAATCGTTATGCCTCACTTGGACGTGTTTATTTGCACATTATAGCAAAGGGTTCAAAATGTCAAGAAGCATATGACATTGCCATAGAAGAAGCCGAGAAACTTGCGAGAAAAGTGGATCTTTCTTTACAAAATAGAGCTTTTGATATGAGCCTGTCGGAGTCCTCAGAGGATCAACTTCAAGATTGTGTTGAAGTTCATGCAGTTCGAGCAAATAAGGAAGCTGGAAGGCTGACGAATCAAGGGGCAAGTAGCTTCAGGAACAACAACAAACAGCGTAGGCAGCGTAGGGTTCTAAGTGCAGAAGAAAGGACTACAAAGAAAAGAGGTAGAAAAG TGGCTTACTGTAGGTCGATCTGA